From Bacteroidales bacterium, a single genomic window includes:
- a CDS encoding SIR2 family protein: MNENTSNITGDNNINLQEISARDIIINIAKDLPAEVKQQKQALNEKIKSLVEKLAAIDEKISGQPQANSFTPPENDPGYDAVRWRRLLQALRHQGCVLFIGPEVSTNADGKSLHTEFYKALAKDFDDIQFLEHEGFFSPESDEEILYDILDFYSKDFPKKNIAGRKILEKLAEVPFSLIISLCPDDTMHKVFNDYGVNHEFLAYDGTKQEVDSINPEKPVIYNILGNATSNGRYIFTHENFYNYLNKISVPSGIKKKIQEATHYLFIGFDFDKWYNRLLLFILDFEQKKSGAHRMTVGNKNMQQEIERFIEKQFNITFIENDYSQFIDWLLHNVAEEGIKKNLNKDFVQNNFTRLKSLSNKVGSEDNTDELLKFEEQTSEIGKSIEKFQQRITA, from the coding sequence ATGAACGAGAATACCAGTAATATAACTGGCGATAACAACATCAACCTGCAGGAAATTAGTGCGCGCGATATCATTATCAATATTGCCAAAGACCTGCCGGCGGAGGTTAAGCAACAAAAACAGGCGTTGAATGAAAAGATCAAAAGCCTCGTTGAAAAATTAGCTGCTATTGATGAAAAAATTTCTGGTCAGCCTCAGGCAAATTCTTTCACTCCACCCGAGAATGACCCAGGCTATGATGCCGTTCGCTGGCGGAGATTGCTACAAGCATTAAGGCACCAGGGATGCGTGCTTTTTATCGGGCCTGAAGTTTCGACCAATGCCGACGGAAAATCGTTGCATACTGAGTTTTACAAGGCACTGGCAAAGGATTTTGATGATATTCAGTTTCTCGAACACGAAGGTTTTTTCTCCCCCGAATCAGATGAAGAAATTCTTTACGACATCCTTGATTTCTACAGCAAAGACTTCCCCAAAAAAAATATTGCCGGCCGCAAAATCCTCGAAAAACTTGCAGAGGTTCCCTTCAGCCTGATCATCTCGCTTTGTCCGGATGATACAATGCACAAGGTTTTTAATGATTATGGCGTGAACCACGAGTTTCTGGCATACGATGGCACCAAACAGGAAGTGGATTCAATCAATCCTGAAAAACCTGTTATCTACAATATTCTTGGTAATGCCACCAGCAACGGGCGTTACATATTCACACACGAAAATTTCTATAATTACCTGAATAAGATCAGCGTACCCTCGGGGATCAAAAAGAAAATACAGGAAGCCACCCACTACCTTTTTATAGGTTTTGATTTTGATAAATGGTATAACCGCCTGTTGCTTTTCATACTTGATTTCGAGCAGAAGAAAAGCGGCGCACATCGCATGACGGTGGGAAACAAGAACATGCAGCAAGAAATTGAAAGGTTTATCGAGAAACAATTCAACATTACATTTATTGAAAATGATTACAGCCAGTTCATCGACTGGCTGCTGCACAATGTTGCCGAAGAAGGCATCAAAAAAAACCTGAACAAAGATTTTGTTCAAAACAATTTCACCAGGTTGAAGAGCCTGAGCAACAAGGTTGGTTCGGAAGATAATACCGACGAACTGCTAAAATTTGAAGAGCAAACGAGTGAAATTGGAAAAAGCATCGAAAAATTTCAACAACGAATTACAGCTTGA